The genomic DNA AACATAACATCTGCCAAATTATTATGTACTAATGATCATAATTTGAAATACATGTTCATAAATTCATAGGCCTATTTGTTTACTTTAGAGTGGACTGTTCGAAACAATATATTGACAAACTTGATGAAGTGGTTTGAAAAATGCATACACATTGCAGGTCACCAACCATGTCAAAATAATGTCCAAACAAACAATTACTGTCCCTAGTAGGAGCATCCATCACTTTGTGTCTGAACCTCAGATAAATACTTAGTAGGGAAAGATTGAATTTCCAACCAAGTCGAGCTCCAGTACCTTTCTCTGGAAGTGCTGAGTTGGTTGTGTTATCTTTTTTTCTTTTGATTATTAACTGCCTTCTTATTTTAACAAATAATAACAAGCACAGTTTAACATACCTCTTACTAATCTTTACGTAAAATGcaacatgtacataattaccgtTGACTCTTTGAAATACAAATATGACCTAATGTTTGTGTTTTATACGCCACGTGTGTGTGCTTCGATGTTTCCTCTGTATGTTATTTGTGCGTTGTGTTGACCAGTTGTGAATGTTTGCTTTTGCAAAAGGGACTCTTTtttttcaacctttatttaactaggcaagtcagttaaggacaaattgttattttcaatgacggcctaggaacaatgggttaactgccttgttcaggggcagaacgacaggtttttaccttgacagctcagggattcgatcttgcaacctttcggttacttgtccaatgctctaaccaggCAAGGGGCTCTCTTTTCATTACATAGACTGGTGAAGGAATTTGCCAGGTTACTTATTCAAGTACAACAAAAATAAGTTATAGGTAAAAGGATATTGTCTTCATATTTCCtcaaaatgtgttttattttgAGGAAAATGTCAATTACATCCAGCTACTAACCAGAGTAGTTATGGATACGTAAGGTTTGTCAGTTTCTGGAACTGTATTGGATAAGGAATTGGAACCAAATTCTTCACCACCCCTTCTGTGTTAAAGTTAtagtttttgtgaatgttgctaTTGTTGCTTTTGTTATCGTGGATGTGGTTGTCATTGCTGTTGTTCCTGTTACAATTGGGGTTATCTAAAATGCCTTACCCAACAATAGTCGACAAATAATCAATGAGTGATTGACAGTGATTATAATAATCATTACTAGGAAAGACAAATAGTAATGGCACAGCCAAAGATGCCAAAGTCCAAAAAGGAAAGGCAAAGAGCGGAGGTGGTGCTGGTGCTGCCGGGCAAGCAAGCGGTGGTGCGTCTGCCAACAATGGTGAGGCTGCAAGTGGCGATGAGGCTTCAAGTGCCGATGAGGCCAACGAGCCAGCAGAAGCTGCTAAGCGTGGCAAGCGCACAGGCCGCACAAGGCCAGGCCCAATTCTTCAGGAGACGGTCATTGGTAAGATCATGGATACTGCATTCACTACTGCATGGGAGGCACCCTTCAAGGATCAAAGTCATTTGATAAAACAAATGACTTTTCCGGTTTGAGGCTGGGCTTACAGAACGTGTGAAAATTCACAATAATGCTGGGTTTTAATCCTTACTTATTAGATCCCCGACCCTTTGGGATGATGGTGTTCTTGAATAAGGGTGGCTTTAACAATGGTTAACAATTCATACTTCACATAGACATTGATTATCATACAGCACATTTACATTTATTCTAGATGTTTCATAATTGATAGAAACTTTTTAATTATATTAAACCATGTAGTTTACAAGTACTTTTTAGCAGGGCATATTAATGATGGATGACTGCATCCATGTCGCCGCcttagtgtttgtgtgtgctacAGTATGTTTAAAAAGCATCTGTGTTCGTAGTTTGTTTGTCTTAACAAACATTCTTGCCTGTGTAACCTAGTACGGAAATAAATCCCCGAAATGTGGTCTCATTACTAAAACATAATCACGTCAGAAGATCACAGAAGACACAAACCATATTTCAAGAAGATAAAAATGAACATGAAACGTCAGCAACTCATGAAAATATATGAAGATTGAAGTGTGAATACATAAGAATGGAGTTGATGGTTTGGAAGGTGATGTGAACATATAAGAAGAAAATAtttcaatcattatttgaatatgttggtaacccattgtataaaagtgatattGCCCTCGACTTCGTCTCAGGCCTAACAGCACACGTACCAATATATcttccaaacaccggcttctcggacattatcacttaaataagaAGAACTCAAGCTTTAGAAAGAGAAACAAAGATATATGAAGACTTCTTGCTTTGGAAGCCGCCTGGAAGATAAAACCTCATGTTTTAGAAAGTCACATGAAAAAAACCTGCACCTCTTACACATAACCATTGTCATAGCCAAGAATGAATGGCTTCATTTTTTTCACACAGTACACTGAAGATGTGAATATCTCTTGTCAATTATCACCTTGACCAAAGAGCTATGGCAGCAAACAAGAATGAAGGCCAAGAGTGAAGAATAATACTCATGCCATATCCAGGCTAACAGAAAGAGAATATAACGGAAAATAAAAACACATCAACAAATTCCTGAAATAACAATATGGAAAAACTCAATCTTCAACATTTTGCTTAAACAATCAAAGTAGAAGTGACATTTTGCAATCTTCAACTATGCTGAAGTTCAACGTTGTCTGTTTTtaatccatcacacctcttaaaTCATTTATATTCAAACATCACAATTTACATTTGAACATGTATTTTATAGATAAACTGCTTAATAAAATACATGTAATTGAATAAATGTAAACAGTAATGTATGATTCAGGATTCTGAGGACTCGGAGCTTAGGTAAGTCAGTACACTAAGATGACTGTATTGTGTGCCATGAATACATGCATGAACTGTATAACAAAGAAAGATTGCAACGAATTTAATTATTTTACTTAATATGAATTCCAACACTCACCCTGCAGGTAATTACATAAGGGTGAGCTACAATTTAAGCACCACCACTAATTGTAAATCTGGTAAATCCTCCAGACCCTGGCGTTCACTTCAACCTTGGGCTTTCTGACGTCACCGCCATAGTGGGAGACCCAGCCGAACTAGTCTGTAAGCTGAGCAAGGAAAATGTCGATGGGGTATGGTACCTGAATGGAGAGGAGGTGAGCATCTACATTGCAGTATAATTTAGCCAATCACCACTTCAATACATATTATTATGCTGGCCATAGAAAAACACCAATACGTTATTATTTGTATTAATATAGTTTAGTCCTTATATAGCGTTTTAGTGTTTGTGTTATGAGCTAATATTAGTTGTTTTAAGATTTAAGAGATATATCAGTCTAAATATTGTGTTTTCCTGTTCAGATTCAACCCGATGATGTTCTTACCATGTCTAAAGATGGATTCTTCCAATCCCTGAAAATCAGCAAAATCTCAGATGACTATGCTGGAAAATACAAATTTGAGGCAGATGGGCGTAAAACAGAGGCCATGATTGTTGTTGAAGGTCTAAAtctatttaacttttttttttatcttgcaTGTAATCTTAGCACTGCATTCATTATATTTAATAACATTCTTAAATTCACTCATTATATTATTGTACCTTTCTTTGTAGATCCACCTAGATTCGACACAGAGGACTTGAAGAAGTTTACTGTCCCAATCATTACTAAAAAAGGTCAAAAAGCCACTTTCAAGATACCATTTGTGGGTCGGGATCCAATGAAGATCCAATGGTACCATGACGGCGAGGAGCTATCAGAAGACACAAACATCAAGATAGAGCATGGAGAGGGTTACAGTCAACTAACTCTTAACAAGTTACAGCGCAAAGACACTGGAGAAATCAAGTTCAAACTCAAAAATGAGTTTGGAACTGTTGAGGCCTTTGCGAAGATCATTGTAACTGGTACATTTATTTTCTCTGGGTCCAAGCAAGAACTTCTCTTTGATTTGGTGTGAATACCTGATTGTTATAAGTCAGTTAGGCTAATTTTATTTTTCAAACTATGCAAGATAAAatctaataataaataaaatagttACAATATTTAAGTGATAAATTAAAGGGATATTGCAAGATTAAGCCCTTTATCTCCTTACCCAGAGTTAAAAGagctcatggataccattttgaCTTCTCTGCATCCAGTAGGAATGAAGTAGGTGGTAGCATGTTAGCTGTTCcggtagacttccagtcattgcgttAAAACTAGTTCGTATTGGCTCGCAAAATCTAACTCTTAACTTCATACTGCATGCAGAGACATACACATGGTATCCatcagttcatctgactctgggtaagtagataAATGGTCTCAATATTGCACTGTCCCCTTAAGTTCAGGAAGAAATTGTATGACGCTAAGAGAAATAGCACAGAGTAAAAGCTGCATCTGTTTCTTCACAGACAAGCCCACCCCTCCCTTGGGACCTCTGGAGATTATTGAAGCCTCTCAAAATGCCATTGAGGTGAAGTGGAGGTCCCCAAAGGATGATGGTGGCTGTAAGATACTAAACTACATCCTGGAACGTCAACAGATAGGCCGCAACACCTGGAAGAAGCTGGGTCCGATCGGTCCAGAGCCCCACTACAAGGACAGTGATGTGGACCATGGCAGGAGGTACTGTTACAAAATCAAGGCCGACACTGAGATGGGCAGCAGTGAGATGATGGAGACAGAGGATGTCCAGGCTGGCACAAAAGGTGGGCGCATAGATATTTGAGGTCCATTTAGGGTGATTCAGGATACtatgtgttattttgtaaatCTCAATGTGCATTGTCTAGTACAGAATAACAATACCACATTTTTTAATGCTGAAATTAAGTGATTTATTTTGTATACATATTAATACAGAACCAGACGACAGTTGTCGCTAAACCATATTTCTGTACTTAGCATACGCTGGACCCCCTTCTGCACCCAAAGTGGTCAGTGCCTTCAAGGACTGTATCACTCTGACATGGAATCCCCCTTCCAACACTGGAGGAACCAACATTCTGGGATATAACATGGAGAAACGCAAGAAGGGAAGCAATCTTTGGAGCCCTGTCAATCCTGCAGATGATAAGATTAAAGGTTTCACCATTTCAACTTCTGTTTTAATGTATTGTTCTTTTCTTGTTCATCTCCAAATACCAGGAAACATGTTTTTCCATACATGAAGTATTAAAGTTTCACCCATAACTTGCGCTATTGTTTTGTATGTATGCTTGTGCCACAGAGAAGGAGTTTGGTGTGAAGGACGTGATAGAGGGTATGGAATACGAATTCCGTGTGGCAGCTATCAACAACTCCGGAGCTGGTGAATTTGGCACTCCTTCTGAGTTTGTGTTTGCCAGGGATCCAAAAAGTAGGTCATACTCAATGGTACTTTGTGTACGCAGATATTCTTTCAAATTAATCCATAGCTTTAAGAGACCTATTACTATGTCACTGTGTAATTTCAGAGCCCCCCGGTAAAGTAATTGACCTGAAGGTGACAGACTCCACCTACACCACCTTGTCCCTGGGTTGGACTAAACCAAGGGAGAAAGCGGGGGTTGAGGATGAAGCCAAGGGATTCTTCGTGGAGATTAGACCAGCAGAAAGTCCAGAGTGGGACCGCTGTAACAATAACCCCAGCACCATGACCTCCTTCACAGTGAAAGGCATGAAGTCAATGGCAATGTACTGGGTGAGAGTGATCGCCACCAATGACGGGGGAGAAGGGGAGCCACAAGAGCTGGACAACTACATCCTGGCTATGCCTCCCCCTGGTAAGACCTTGAATTTCAAACATCCCTGTTGGCATCAACATATTGAGATGATCCAGTTTGATTGCaagcaccccccaccccacccccaactTTGACTGTGTAGACACAAAAAAATGTGAATGTTGTTCTTATGCTTCTGCATCATCCAGTCAGGCCTAGATTCACTGATCAAAAAGTCAAGAGTTTCATGGTGGTACAAGCAGGGAATTCTGCACGATTCAACATGAACTTTGAGGTACAGtgtaaatagttttttttacatttctatgTCTAAAAGAATATCCACTGTCACACAAATGGAGAGAACCCAAATTAATTATTCACCAGTTGTATAACATTGTTATGTAGATGTAGTGATTACATTCTGATATTCTTCACAGGCCTCCCCTTGGCCAGATGTTACCTGGATGAAGGATGGCATGCCTGTGTCCAAACGGGTTACCATCAGTAATGCTGAAGGGGCATCCCAACTTTTGATTCCTTCTTCAGAGCGCTCAGATACAGGAATCTATACCATTATGGTCAAGAATATCGTTGGCCAGGAGACATTCAGCATTGAGATCAGAGTTACAGGTGAGATGCTGATAACATGGCTGACTGTGGTTCTGTTAATAACCAAGTTGAAAGCAGTTGAGGTGCAGTGTTAATCATTCATCACATAATTATTTGTGGTCCGATCTAGACGAGCCCAAACCTCCAGGTCCTGTGGAGGTAGATGAGAACGTACCGGGCACAGTTACCATCTCCTGGTCACCATCTCCTGATGAGAAGAGGGATGACAGGCTGTACTACCTGGTGTCGAAACGTGACTCAAGCAAGAGAACGTGgcacacagtggcagaccacatctTTAACAACAAGTTCACAGCCTGTAACATCATGCCTGGCAGAGAGTACCAGTTTCGTGTCTATGCCAAGAATGACATGGGCTCTTCTCAACCTTCAGAATCACCAAAGTGGGAAATCACAGGCAAAAAAGGTTTGTAAAAGCTGTGGATTTTGGGCCAGTCTTTTTTAGTGTCCATGTGCTTTGAAATGCATCAGAGTGGTTTTACTGCTTAACATACAAAAAGGCTGGACATTTGTGGGGTCACTTGTTGGTaatccaatactctactcagcaaactgggtgCAGTTTATCAcactgccatccgttttgttactaaagcaccttataccacccaccactgcgacctgtatgctctagtcggctggccctcgctacatgttcgacatgttcgtcgccagacccactggctccaagtcatctacaagtctatgctaggtaaagctccgccttatgtcagttcactggtcacgatggcaacacccacccatagcacgcgctccagcaggtgtatctcacagatcatccctaaagccaaaacctcatttggccgcctttccttccagttctctgctgcctgcgactggaacgaattgcaaaaatctctgaagttggagacttttatctcccacaccaactttaaacatctgctatctgagcagctaaccgatcgctgcagctgtacatagtccatcggtatatagcccatccaattgacctacctcatccccatactgtttttattttatttacctttctgctcttttgcacaccacaccactacctatctgcacatgttcatctgctcatttatcactccagtgttaatctgctaaattgtaataatttactcctatggcctatttattgcctacctcctcataccttttgcacacaatgtatatagattatcttattttctactatgttattgacttgtttattgtttattgtttactccatgtgtaactctgtgtcgttgtctgttcacactgctatgctttatcttggccaggtcgcagtttcaaatgagaacttgttctcaactagcctacctggttaaataaaggtgaaataaaaaataaaaataaattaaaatcccAATAACTGAGAGCTTGGGCACTGACTGGTCCAGTCTCCCCGGCTTGTCATTTGGCCGTTAGATGAAGGGAAGTGTCCGTTCATGGTTTGCTCCTCCCAGAAGTAATCTTTATTAATAACGCTTTTAACATTATTGTATAATGCTAAAGCTTtattaaatatatgttttttttggTCAGCAACTGGTGAGCGGACATTTACACTTTCATGAGCTTTCATTTCTGTCCATGTGCCAAATTCGGATGTGTATAATAACTACTATAATCTTCAACAAGGTAcgtgttgtctctgtgtttgtgttttcagAAAGGTTTGTGCTGGACAGGCCAGAGACTAAGACCTGCAACCTAGAGCGTCCTCCCAAGTTCCTTGTCCCGTTGAAAATGCACACCGCACCACAAGGTTATGAGTGCTACATGAGCTGTGCT from Oncorhynchus keta strain PuntledgeMale-10-30-2019 chromosome 10, Oket_V2, whole genome shotgun sequence includes the following:
- the LOC118388226 gene encoding immunoglobulin-like and fibronectin type III domain-containing protein 1 isoform X2; its protein translation is MKLMKSKVTDQSAEGQKVEGAGGAMENPHHKKVKKFRSKVPGVMITQYVEEIPEGKSHPDFTRKPIALTIQEGKFGVFKAIVYGEPTPNVTWNRANGKIDDPVKFQSKYDEASGEHTLEIPKVCAEDADTYKCFATNEYGKAVCTIQLNVIEVGFKKTKELAKSKEEQEALNPGSLRTMLKKRGDVHEQKPLESEEKVWEILMSADKKDYEQICAEYGITNFRGMLTKLAEMKKEREVEQAQFIEHISSLKHIEVNADENATFEIDMDLKDASSRIFLYKDGVMVPYTLEMEEEMKHQLKRVGKKFIFTIKNLDPEDAGLYSVDVEGVNIFSTDFKIPPVNFAVKIQEVKAEERQDAIFQCVLTAPMAEINWMGKSAPIENDDKFEITVSEDKLIHKLLVKDCQPLDAGIYAAVAGIHSCNAWLVVEVDKNPANKGKKIARKTTQAGGGDLDLEKIAKEQAEKHKKDMEERLAEAKIKAAERGVTDAATQAEKEAADAASKAARAAARAAEAKAKAKAEKKAAKLKDAKEKAKAKKKASGGGAAGGGAAGAGAAGTAGAGAAGVGSAGVGAAGGGAAGGGAAGGGAAGGGAAGAEGDAGSGSEYDDIVVSTDESDEEDGATKTKRVRSGQLVPDTFIDDDEEASSEQSGKRGKRTRQGPLLKEEFVGKTNSNGTAKDAKVQKGKAKSGGGAGAAGQASGGASANNGEAASGDEASSADEANEPAEAAKRGKRTGRTRPGPILQETVIDPGVHFNLGLSDVTAIVGDPAELVCKLSKENVDGVWYLNGEEIQPDDVLTMSKDGFFQSLKISKISDDYAGKYKFEADGRKTEAMIVVEDPPRFDTEDLKKFTVPIITKKGQKATFKIPFVGRDPMKIQWYHDGEELSEDTNIKIEHGEGYSQLTLNKLQRKDTGEIKFKLKNEFGTVEAFAKIIVTDKPTPPLGPLEIIEASQNAIEVKWRSPKDDGGCKILNYILERQQIGRNTWKKLGPIGPEPHYKDSDVDHGRRYCYKIKADTEMGSSEMMETEDVQAGTKAYAGPPSAPKVVSAFKDCITLTWNPPSNTGGTNILGYNMEKRKKGSNLWSPVNPADDKIKEKEFGVKDVIEGMEYEFRVAAINNSGAGEFGTPSEFVFARDPKKPPGKVIDLKVTDSTYTTLSLGWTKPREKAGVEDEAKGFFVEIRPAESPEWDRCNNNPSTMTSFTVKGMKSMAMYWVRVIATNDGGEGEPQELDNYILAMPPPVRPRFTDQKVKSFMVVQAGNSARFNMNFEASPWPDVTWMKDGMPVSKRVTISNAEGASQLLIPSSERSDTGIYTIMVKNIVGQETFSIEIRVTDEPKPPGPVEVDENVPGTVTISWSPSPDEKRDDRLYYLVSKRDSSKRTWHTVADHIFNNKFTACNIMPGREYQFRVYAKNDMGSSQPSESPKWEITGKKERFVLDRPETKTCNLERPPKFLVPLKMHTAPQGYECYMSCAVRGDPTPHVTWYRNNISLNTNTNYLISNTCGVCSMLILRVGPKDTGEYKIIAENNLGRAECSTKLTVSD
- the LOC118388226 gene encoding immunoglobulin-like and fibronectin type III domain-containing protein 1 isoform X7 translates to MKLMKSKVTDQSAEGQKVEGAGGAMENPHHKKVKKFRSKVPGVMITQYVEEIPEGKSHPDFTRKPIALTIQEGKFGVFKAIVYGEPTPNVTWNRANGKIDDPVKFQSKYDEASGEHTLEIPKVCAEDADTYKCFATNEYGKAVCTIQLNVIEVGFKKTKELAKSKEEQEALNPGSLRTMLKKRRGDVHEQKPLESEEKVWEILMSADKKDYEQICAEYGITNFRGMLTKLAEMKKEREVEQAQFIEHISSLKHIEVNADENATFEIDMDLKDASSRIFLYKDGVMVPYTLEMEEEMKHQLKRVGKKFIFTIKNLDPEDAGLYSVDVEGVNIFSTDFKIPPVNFAVKIQEVKAEERQDAIFQCVLTAPMAEINWMGKSAPIENDDKFEITVSEDKLIHKLLVKDCQPLDAGIYAAVAGIHSCNAWLVVEVDKNPANKGKKIARKTTQAGGGDLDLEKIAKEQAEKHKKDMEERLAEAKIKAAERGVTDAATQAEKEAADAASKAARAAARAAEAKAKAKAEKKAAKLKDAKEKAKAKKKASGGGAAGGGAAGAGAAGTAGAGAAGVGSAGVGAAGGGAAGGGAAGGGAAGGGAAGAEGDAGSGSEYDDIVVSTDESDEEDGATKTKRVRSGQLVPDTFIDPGVHFNLGLSDVTAIVGDPAELVCKLSKENVDGVWYLNGEEIQPDDVLTMSKDGFFQSLKISKISDDYAGKYKFEADGRKTEAMIVVEDPPRFDTEDLKKFTVPIITKKGQKATFKIPFVGRDPMKIQWYHDGEELSEDTNIKIEHGEGYSQLTLNKLQRKDTGEIKFKLKNEFGTVEAFAKIIVTDKPTPPLGPLEIIEASQNAIEVKWRSPKDDGGCKILNYILERQQIGRNTWKKLGPIGPEPHYKDSDVDHGRRYCYKIKADTEMGSSEMMETEDVQAGTKAYAGPPSAPKVVSAFKDCITLTWNPPSNTGGTNILGYNMEKRKKGSNLWSPVNPADDKIKEKEFGVKDVIEGMEYEFRVAAINNSGAGEFGTPSEFVFARDPKKPPGKVIDLKVTDSTYTTLSLGWTKPREKAGVEDEAKGFFVEIRPAESPEWDRCNNNPSTMTSFTVKGMKSMAMYWVRVIATNDGGEGEPQELDNYILAMPPPVRPRFTDQKVKSFMVVQAGNSARFNMNFEASPWPDVTWMKDGMPVSKRVTISNAEGASQLLIPSSERSDTGIYTIMVKNIVGQETFSIEIRVTDEPKPPGPVEVDENVPGTVTISWSPSPDEKRDDRLYYLVSKRDSSKRTWHTVADHIFNNKFTACNIMPGREYQFRVYAKNDMGSSQPSESPKWEITGKKERFVLDRPETKTCNLERPPKFLVPLKMHTAPQGYECYMSCAVRGDPTPHVTWYRNNISLNTNTNYLISNTCGVCSMLILRVGPKDTGEYKIIAENNLGRAECSTKLTVSD